In Bacillus sp. BGMRC 2118, a single window of DNA contains:
- a CDS encoding RNA helicase, whose translation MKTMVYYIQSGTSYIPFYEYSTSTIEQDEIYARQLCEFFIKDGREYELYSNEMAGDEEVLIIQEKGAATKFSNEKTYPTGIHMEIRQYRNIGEMTLLHTYQLNTHWEAIRYLLKDVIEVPGYGQMVRDSAEMDEDRKCYVVYVTNITE comes from the coding sequence GTGAAGACAATGGTGTATTACATACAATCAGGTACGTCGTATATCCCTTTTTATGAATATTCTACCTCTACAATCGAACAAGATGAAATATATGCCCGTCAGCTTTGTGAGTTTTTTATTAAGGATGGAAGAGAATATGAGTTATATTCAAATGAAATGGCTGGGGATGAAGAAGTATTAATTATTCAAGAAAAAGGGGCTGCTACAAAATTTTCTAATGAAAAAACGTATCCAACCGGAATTCATATGGAAATCCGTCAATACCGAAATATTGGGGAAATGACCCTTCTACATACGTACCAATTGAACACACACTGGGAGGCCATTCGTTATTTGCTAAAAGATGTCATTGAAGTCCCAGGCTATGGTCAAATGGTTAGAGATTCAGCAGAAATGGATGAAGACCGTAAATGCTATGTGGTCTATGTCACGAATATAACAGAGTAA